The following are encoded in a window of Neomicrococcus lactis genomic DNA:
- the greA gene encoding transcription elongation factor GreA, protein MSTTQHEPVIWLTQEAFDRLSAELEHLQGPGRQEIVDRIEQARSEGDLKENGGYHAAKEEQGKAEARISHLKHVLETAHVGEAPADDGVVEPGMLVVAKIAGRETTFLFGSREIASEGSDLEVFSEKSPIGAAVHGKKAGDKLSYTAPNGKDIAVEILSAKPYQA, encoded by the coding sequence TTGTCCACCACGCAGCATGAACCAGTCATCTGGCTGACGCAAGAAGCATTCGACCGGCTTTCGGCCGAGCTCGAGCACCTGCAAGGTCCGGGACGCCAGGAAATCGTTGACCGTATTGAGCAGGCCCGCTCGGAGGGTGACCTCAAGGAAAACGGTGGCTACCACGCCGCTAAGGAAGAACAGGGCAAGGCTGAGGCACGCATTTCTCACCTGAAGCACGTCCTCGAGACCGCCCACGTTGGCGAAGCTCCAGCTGATGACGGAGTAGTTGAGCCAGGCATGTTGGTTGTTGCTAAGATTGCCGGCCGCGAGACCACGTTCCTCTTCGGTAGCCGCGAAATCGCGAGCGAAGGTTCTGACCTCGAAGTCTTCTCTGAGAAGTCCCCTATTGGCGCAGCCGTTCACGGCAAGAAGGCCGGCGACAAGCTGTCCTACACCGCGCCTAACGGCAAGGACATCGCGGTAGAGATCCTTTCCGCGAAGCCTTACCAGGCCTAA
- the ilvA gene encoding threonine ammonia-lyase has product MSQPTTPATSATALAAASSSEGTATRSLQEILDGLPVKLADIEAAAELLKDVAVRTPMEHSRALSRQIGAEVEFKCENLQRAGSFKVRGAYVRMARLTEEEKKRGVVAASAGNHAQGVAQAASRLGIKARIYMPMGVALPKLSATRDHGAEVILHGNNVDESLAEAKRFADATGAVFVHPFDHEDIIAGQGTIGLELLEQYPEVDTVLMGVGGGGLLAGVAVAIKSKAAQLGRDIRVIGVQAENAAAYPPSLAADALVPLEKVSTIADGIAVGRPGQLPFQIIRELVDDVVTVSEDALARALVFLLERSKLVVEPAGAVGVAAVQEGLLAEMGLNPKNVAVVLSGGNVDPLLMLKVIQHGLQAAGRYLTVHIMLEDRPGELATISRIISESDANVTRVDHTRVGGSLAMGDVAITIDMETKGREHSEFVLQALRAEGFQPQVRH; this is encoded by the coding sequence ATGTCTCAACCCACCACCCCCGCAACTTCGGCAACTGCTCTAGCGGCGGCGTCGTCCTCTGAAGGCACCGCGACCCGCAGCCTTCAGGAAATTTTGGACGGGCTGCCCGTAAAGCTTGCCGATATTGAGGCGGCGGCCGAGTTGTTAAAAGACGTTGCCGTTCGCACCCCGATGGAGCACTCGCGTGCGCTGTCCCGGCAGATTGGCGCCGAGGTCGAATTCAAGTGCGAGAACCTGCAGCGTGCTGGATCCTTCAAGGTCCGCGGTGCGTACGTGCGTATGGCGCGGTTGACCGAGGAAGAGAAGAAGCGTGGCGTGGTGGCGGCATCGGCCGGTAATCACGCACAGGGCGTGGCGCAGGCCGCTAGCCGCTTGGGCATCAAGGCCCGTATCTACATGCCGATGGGCGTGGCACTGCCGAAGCTTTCCGCAACGCGTGATCACGGCGCAGAAGTCATCCTCCACGGCAACAACGTGGACGAATCCTTGGCTGAAGCGAAGCGTTTCGCTGATGCAACCGGCGCGGTCTTTGTGCACCCGTTCGACCACGAAGACATCATCGCTGGTCAGGGCACCATCGGTCTGGAACTTCTTGAGCAGTACCCAGAAGTGGACACCGTGTTGATGGGCGTGGGCGGCGGCGGACTGCTGGCCGGCGTGGCCGTGGCGATCAAGTCTAAGGCTGCTCAGCTGGGCCGCGACATCCGCGTAATCGGCGTGCAGGCAGAGAATGCTGCTGCCTACCCTCCGTCATTGGCCGCCGATGCTTTGGTGCCTCTTGAAAAGGTTTCGACCATCGCCGACGGCATCGCCGTGGGACGTCCGGGACAGTTGCCGTTCCAGATCATTCGCGAGCTTGTGGATGACGTGGTGACGGTGTCTGAAGACGCTTTGGCTCGAGCTTTGGTGTTCTTACTGGAACGTTCGAAGCTTGTGGTGGAACCTGCTGGTGCCGTGGGAGTTGCCGCCGTGCAAGAAGGCTTGCTGGCGGAAATGGGACTGAATCCCAAGAATGTTGCCGTGGTGCTCTCCGGCGGAAACGTGGACCCCCTGCTCATGCTCAAGGTTATCCAGCACGGTCTTCAGGCAGCCGGCCGCTACCTCACCGTGCACATCATGCTGGAAGACCGCCCGGGCGAGCTCGCCACGATCTCCCGCATCATCTCTGAATCGGACGCCAACGTGACCCGTGTGGACCACACGCGTGTGGGCGGTTCGCTTGCCATGGGTGATGTTGCCATCACGATCGACATGGAAACCAAGGGCCGCGAACACTCAGAGTTCGTGCTGCAAGCACTGCGTGCTGAAGGATTCCAGCCGCAGGTCCGCCACTAG
- a CDS encoding aldose 1-epimerase family protein: MSTNTASPVMGEQFTINNGGATATVCALAAALRLYQRDGVDLVEPFSANELPPSGSGILMAPWGNRVRAGKWVLNGKEQQLDITEPSRGHASHGLLRNTGYAPVSHTDASVTLAAEIYPQHGFPFRMRHTTTYTLAADGHLSVTQQLTNLSSENAPAALGAHPYLRIGDMTTAQLTLTLNARQAFVADESLIPVALVPVRGETDFRSGTLLKDVRVDVALTDLEAAEDGNFHHILSAPDGRSVELWQEPVFLIAHVFITENYRDRELAVAVEPMTAPADAFNSGTNLHWLEPGASLTGTWGIRSSL; the protein is encoded by the coding sequence ATGAGCACTAACACAGCTAGCCCCGTGATGGGCGAACAGTTCACCATCAATAACGGCGGCGCCACAGCGACCGTCTGCGCGCTCGCAGCCGCCCTGCGCCTATACCAGCGCGACGGCGTTGACCTCGTGGAACCCTTCAGCGCCAACGAACTTCCGCCGTCCGGCTCCGGCATCCTCATGGCCCCGTGGGGCAACCGTGTCCGCGCGGGAAAATGGGTGCTCAACGGCAAGGAACAGCAGCTGGACATCACCGAGCCCTCCCGGGGCCACGCGTCCCATGGCTTGTTGCGGAATACCGGCTACGCTCCGGTTTCACACACAGATGCCTCCGTAACTCTCGCTGCCGAGATCTATCCACAGCACGGCTTCCCGTTCCGCATGCGGCATACGACGACCTATACGTTGGCTGCGGATGGGCACTTGAGCGTCACCCAGCAACTCACGAACTTGTCATCGGAGAATGCACCAGCCGCGCTGGGTGCCCACCCTTACCTCCGCATCGGGGATATGACGACGGCGCAGCTCACCTTGACCCTCAACGCTCGCCAGGCCTTTGTTGCGGATGAGAGCCTCATCCCCGTGGCTCTCGTGCCCGTGCGCGGTGAGACTGATTTCCGCTCGGGAACCTTGCTCAAGGATGTCCGCGTGGACGTTGCGCTGACCGATCTTGAGGCGGCAGAAGACGGCAACTTCCACCACATCTTGAGCGCGCCGGATGGCCGCAGCGTTGAGCTGTGGCAAGAACCGGTGTTCCTGATCGCCCACGTTTTTATCACGGAAAACTACCGGGACCGCGAGCTTGCCGTAGCCGTTGAACCCATGACCGCACCGGCTGACGCATTCAATTCGGGAACGAACCTCCACTGGCTCGAACCCGGCGCATCACTGACCGGCACCTGGGGAATTCGCTCCAGCCTTTAA
- a CDS encoding Bax inhibitor-1/YccA family membrane protein, whose translation MKGITMAGGNPLFNSKTFQSDARGGTVGFGTAAAQQTVQQNQMSAQQLQDMYNQPAAGPLQTGRMTINDVVAKTLICFALVIIGAAVGWQLPALMLPAVIIGLVLGLVNSFKREVSPVLVALYAAAEGIFLGGISGVFETMYPGIVMQAVLATFSVFAVTLVLYRSGKYRATPRMTKMFMIAMIGYLVFSLLNLVLMLTGAVDGMFGLRSGWIGLAIGALAVLLATYSLVLDFTQIQEAVAHGAPEKFAWRCAFGLTVTMVWLYVEILRILAILRGDD comes from the coding sequence ATGAAAGGAATCACCATGGCGGGCGGAAACCCACTATTTAATTCCAAAACTTTCCAAAGCGACGCGCGCGGCGGAACCGTTGGCTTTGGCACGGCTGCAGCTCAGCAGACCGTTCAGCAGAACCAAATGTCTGCACAGCAGTTGCAGGACATGTACAACCAGCCTGCAGCAGGACCACTGCAGACCGGACGCATGACCATCAATGACGTTGTTGCCAAGACGCTCATCTGCTTCGCCTTGGTCATTATTGGTGCCGCAGTTGGTTGGCAGTTGCCAGCTCTCATGTTGCCAGCGGTAATCATCGGCTTGGTCTTGGGTTTGGTGAACTCCTTCAAGCGCGAAGTTTCGCCAGTGCTCGTGGCGCTTTACGCAGCTGCTGAAGGCATCTTCCTCGGTGGCATCTCTGGCGTCTTCGAGACCATGTACCCGGGTATCGTCATGCAGGCGGTCCTCGCAACGTTCTCCGTTTTCGCTGTGACCTTGGTGCTCTACCGCTCCGGTAAGTACCGCGCCACCCCACGCATGACCAAGATGTTCATGATTGCCATGATCGGCTACTTGGTCTTCAGCCTCTTGAACCTCGTGCTCATGTTGACTGGTGCAGTTGACGGCATGTTCGGTCTCCGCTCCGGCTGGATCGGTTTGGCTATCGGCGCTTTGGCTGTCCTCTTGGCCACCTACTCGCTGGTGCTGGACTTCACCCAAATCCAGGAAGCCGTTGCACACGGCGCCCCTGAAAAGTTCGCATGGCGTTGCGCCTTCGGCCTCACGGTCACCATGGTGTGGCTGTACGTCGAAATCCTGCGCATCCTCGCGATCTTGCGCGGCGACGACTAG